In Podospora pseudopauciseta strain CBS 411.78 chromosome 2 map unlocalized CBS411.78m_2, whole genome shotgun sequence, the genomic stretch CGAGATAGGCAACGAGAAGCAGGCCTGCGAGGCAGATTAGCTTCCTGGCGGCCGTCCATATCATGTCCATAAGATGTACGCACCAAGCATGCCCAGTAGGCCGATTTGTCCAAGAATGAGACCGAATCTCAAGAACATGAGAATGCTGAGAATATTGAGGCATACCGGGATGTAGACGCCGGACGTGACGCCGAGCTTGGTCCTCTTGTTGAGGGCTTCGGGTTccatgatggcggtgttAGGTAGATATCATCTGTGAGCTGAGGGGATGAGATGGGTCAAAGAAAAGGTAGAAAGAAGAGGTCATAAAGATCATCAGAACATGCCACTCATGTCACGCTCTCCGTCCCCGCCGTGAGAGTTGAAGAGGAagcgaagagggaggaagaggtcaGGGTCCTGTCCAGCGCCGATAGCCTAGATGTAAGAAGTACCCCACAGCCCGCATTGCTTGAAAGGTCATCGGCAAACGGTTGCAATGGCGCAGATCATGCGGTGGGGAAAGTGCAGGAAATGGAGACGATGGTCTGAGGTTGTCGCAAGATAAGTGCTGTTCAAGGTTGGCCCTCGAATGTCGCGATATCCGCTGGAAAGATCCCCGCGCCGGAAGAGGCTCGAGGCTCGTGTTAGGAGTGGTTCTTGTCCGACAATCGCTGGCTATTAATTGGAGGACGGCGACGTCATTCGATACAAGCGATGTACCCAACAACAGGCAGCTTTGGAGCCATTGACGAATGCCTTTGAGCTGGCGCTGTTCATGGTAGGTCGCGACTTTGAGCTCGAGAGACTTGGCACTTGGCAGTAAACACTAACGATGGCGGGGTGGTTGATAGGGTGCTATCTTGAAGAGGACTAAGATGTTGGTAAATTTGTTAgcgcaccaccatcaacagccTAGACCCAAATTCAAGAtccaccccaacctctcTTTGAAAGAGGGGTTTGATACAGAGACGTTGCGATTCCTATCGCTCCCTGCCGTGTTTTACGTGTAGCCGTTGCATCGGTCTACCTGATGGGTaagggttggttggttcCCTCAACATCCGGCCTTCTAAAGCATCGGATGCGGACAGAGATGTTGAGACTGCTGCATATCTGGTGTCTGGTCAAGGGCCATAGACTTTCTCCGCACTCCTCTCTCTTGTGGCTCGGTTTGGATAGCCCCTTTACAGAttcaaagagagagagagagagagagagagagagagagagtagGTATGCAACAGTTGAagagatgttggagaggcTGGTTGACATCGGTATCCATGGTGGCTCAGTCCAGTCTGTGCTCAGGAACGGCCCTGGTTATCAAGGTGTCAACGGGTGTTCCCTGCTGAAGTTGTATGTCAACAAAGCCTTGGGGCAGATAGTAGTCCTCAACAACTGACATAATCCAATCGAGAAACAGGTAAATAATCCATATTCATATGTAGGTAGCCATATCCATATGATGCGTCACAGCGAGCCAAAGTTGGACAGGTTGGAATTGTGCTGGCAGGTGACTGTGGTTCAGGGTCCAGGCTGTTTCACGCAGCGGAGTGTGGGGGCCTTGCTGGTGGGCCGTCAAGCTCCAACTGCTGTCAGCAGGCCGCCCACTGCCGCTGATTGTCTTGCCCCCAATTCGTTCCTTATCGCTGGTGTTGAGGTCACAAGCCCATCCCACGCCgtcgagagagagagagagagactcATCAATCGCCCAGCCTATCCGTACCATCCCCTCTTTTCCCCCGGACCGTTGTCCTCTTCCCAAACGTTGACGGCAAAAATCAATTGCTACCTCGAACCATCCTATCGAGTCTCGAACCGTTGTTTGTCTCGACTCCCACGAAGTGGCGTTTGCGGCGTTCGCTCAGTTCACCGACGAGGTCAGGTCACCGACACCAGATCCCCAACCTTTTTTTGCTCCAAGACATGAGATAGAAAGTGGTCACACATCATCATAGATCATCATGTCAAATACCGGAAGGGAttctccggctccggctcctaTACCTCAAGTCTCGACTTCACCCGGCTCGTTTCGTGCCAGGTCTTTCGTTGGCTCGATCCCACGCGCATCATCCACTGCTCGACTTGCCTCACCGGCTCGCCCATACAATGGCTATGGCACACCTCCTGCCGCgcaaacctcaccaccactagGTGATAAGGGAGATTCAGACAGTTTGGCGCCTCTGCCTGGGCCTGGCTCGCACGCTGCTGGCCCAGGTATCTCGGCGCTGGCTGCGGCATTGTCCCAGTCAATAGGCACTTCACCACCGCGTTTCGGCACGCCTCCTGTTCGAGCCCTTTCGCCCGTCCCGAACCGCTCCctttctcctgctcctgggGCAGCGCCATTCCCAGCGTCGGGTACTTCGCCATATCATGGCTCCTTTGACGCAAAGCGGAATTATTCCGGTGCGTATGAGGACCCCGAAATTGTCAAGAGGCACTTGGTTCAGCCAGGCGATGCTGGGTCCGATGACGGGTCGAGGAAACTCAGCGATGGCTCCAAGGGAAAACAGCCGGCAGAAGAtgactttgacgacgagTTTTCCAGTTTGAAACTGCAGGGCGGTGACATCACTAGGCCAATATACAAATGGACCGAAGAGGTGGAACAGCGAAACAAGATGCAGCGCAGCAAGAGTTTCAGCACACCGCGGCCGGATCCTGAAAACGAGACGCTTgatatcaacaccatcaaggttCCCGGAGGCTTCAGACGCAACTTCCTGAGGCGTGCGGCCGGGGATGGACCAGTCAACCCGGATGACACCGAGTACGGCGCAGGACCGAGCGACCGACAGCAGCCGCCGAAACTCTTTACCAACAGCTTCCTCGagtttctctctctctatgGCCACTTCGCCGGTGAAGAactcgaggaggatgacgaggtgCTCAAACCTGGCGAGTACTTCACGTCGGGCAGCGAAAGTAACCTGTTCGATGACGATACAGAGGACGAGCATGAGCCAATGGAAGACAGCGCTTTGCTGCCACCATCCCGgcggaagagaaggagaaaggAGCGAGGTGGCAGCGGGACAAACAGTCCCATGGGCGCggcgctgctgcttctcAAGTCCTTTGTGGGAACTGGTGTTCTATTCCTGCCTCGTGCCTACCTCAATGGTGGCATGCTCTTCAGCAACTTGGTTCTGCTGTTTGTAGCCGCTCTGAGCTACTACTGCTTTGTTTTGCTCGTCAATACGAGATTAAGGGTCGAGGGCTCGTTTGGTGATATTGGTGGCATTCTCTACGGCAAATGGATGAGGAATCTCATCCTCTTCTCGATCGTTTTGAGCCAGATCGGCTTCGTTGCTGCTTACATCGTCTTCACCTCAGAGAACTTGCAGGCATTCATCTTGGCTGTGACGGATTGCAAGACGCACATTCCGATCACCTGGCTGATTGTCATGCAGATGGTGATCTTTTTGCCATTCTCTCTGCTTCGCGATATTGGAAAGCTGGGTTTCACGGCTCTCATCGCCGACgccttcatcctcatcggtCTGGCCTATCTGTTTTACTACGACATTCTGACACTCAACACCCAAGGTTTGGCAGACATTGTCATGTTCAACCAGAAAGACTGGACCCTCTTCATCGGCACGGCCATTTTCACCTTTGAGGGCATTGGTCttatcatccccatccagGAATCCATGCGCAACCCTACCAAGTTCCCCAAGGTCATGGGTATCGTGATGATTATCATCACCACTCTCTTTGTCGTCATGGGCGCGGTTTCGTATGCCGCCTACGGATCCAAGACTGAGACGGTGGTGTTGCTCAACCTTCCGCAGGACGACAAGATGGTCAACGGTGTACAGTTCTTGTATTCATTGGCTATTCTGCTTTCGACTCCCCTCCAGATCTTCCCGGCCATCAGAATCACGGAGAATGCGCTCTTCACCAAGAGCGGCAAGTACAACCCGTATATCAAGTGGCAGAAGAACGTGTTCCGCTTCTTCGTGGTGGCGTTCTGCGCTCTGATCGCCTGGGGAGGAGCCGACAGTCTGGACAAGTTTGTGGCGCTCGTTGGTAACTTTGCCTGCATCCCGCTGGTGTACATCTATCCTGTAAGTTCTGATgattcttcatcttcttAAAACTCTGGCTGACGAGATATACAGCCGATGTTGCACTACAAGGCAGTGGCCAAGACGGCGTTCCGCAAGTGGTCCGATATCCTGCTCTGCATCTTTGGATTCGTGGCCATGGCCTACACCACCAGCTTGACGGTCATGAGCTGGGCCTCGGGATCCGAAGGAGGCGGTGCTCCGGGTTACTGTGACTCGAAGGGGCACGCCTTCTGAATGACCACACAAACACAGACTTGTGCACATACGACATGACATACACACgagacacacacaccacacacataCACGAACAGCCTTGCTTTCTCTGTTTTGAATAACTGTTTAGCGTCAATCGTCATGGTTGAATCATAGCACTATGCAGGGTAGGAGGGTTATGGAGTGGGAGGGCAGGTCGTTTTGGAGAAGGGTGTTTTATTGTTATTTTGTTTTATCTTTTAGGGTTGCATCATTGGTATTACTTGGTAGATTCTATTTGCTTCAACTAGAGCAGCGTGTAAGACATGTAGGTAGTTAGGCAGTAGACCACATACATCAGactttggggggggggggttaggttgggagggttgtAATGTGATTTGCTGAGGAACCAGATTGAATTTCGGCAGGCGAGGGATGTTAATACATTGATAGGTCTTCAAATAACCATGATTTAATCTGAGCTGCTTGGTGCAAGTGAATGAATATAAAGGtagaaaaaggaaggatCCATGGATCTGGAACAATGGCGCGTGTTGAGTGCACGGGCCACGCGTTTGCCTCTTTCTTGTGAACCTTGAGTGGAAGTGAATCAGTCTTTGGTTTACAACTTCATCAAAACATCATTCACATTACATTCGCCAtcgcttcttttttttttgctatCTTGGTTTGCTTTGAAAGGGATATACCGTACACTTTAAAGAGAGTTTCACATCGGTTTTCTTTGCGGCACACACACTTCTTTTGATCAACGGGATCTTTTCTTAGCGGGTTGTTAATCGCCAGTCACGATGAACGCCCCAGACAGGTAAGCTTTTTGGGTTTGATGAATTcacttttgttttgttgcaCAAACACACTACCttttgggggatgaggatgaggatgaggatgaggatgaggatgaggatgaggatggggatggggaaggtgatggggaaggtgatccggatggggatggggatggggatggggatggggatggggatggggatggggatggggatggggatggggaggggagtaGTTTGGCGCGTTTGATTGGAAATGGGACATGATGGAGGATGGGTGGAAaacggcggcggtgttgatGTTAGGGGTGATGGGATGGTGTTTCGACTTGGATATTCAACCTCAGGGGGACACAACTTGGCCATTTCAGGGGGGCCATAATGACAACATGAGGAAGGAGCGGCTTTGGACAGGGCAGGGCAGTTAGTTGCTCCTTCCCATTGTCAAGATTGGCAAGATGTCGGGGTGGATCAATGGACACTGCCACTGCGACACAAATtcacaacaacacaacaaTAAGGCGACAAATTTACAAATGCCCAGTTATCACCATCgcaacatccaccacccccctctaCATATCCtattccatccatccattccaccaaccaccaaaagaTGTCCAACCCCGCCAGCTCCGACAACATACCCAACCGGTATGAACATATCGATTTCCATCCAGGCCTTCACTTTCCTCGCCAGTCTCACTATCATCCTGTCAACCTAAGTTTACTAATagttttttctctctctctctctcacacagATTCGAACTTTTCCTCTTGGGAGAAGGCGAGAAGAAGATCGCCGAGACGGTGGTGAACAGTATGTTTGTTCTTTTTGGTCTGCTGTTACCACTTTTTGCTAACAGAAAACAGGCATTCCCAATTGCTCCGACTTTCTCATGAAAAAGGAGGACCACACGATCGGCAACCTGCTCGCGGAGCATCTGAAGAAGGATCCGCAGGTCATGTTTGCTGCTTACAAGAGTATGTTTCCCTTCCTCAACGGGGGTATGAGGGCCAATATTGATGGCAATTAGTTGGACATCCTAACGTCCCCGAGGTGCTGCTTCGCATCCAGACCAACGGCGACATCAACCCCCGCGAGGCGCTCGTCAAGATCCTCAAACAGCTTGTTGCTGCGTATGGGCAGTTGGGCAGGGAGTTTCAGAAGGAGTTGGCGCTGAGGCAGTATGCGGatcagggggagggggctgggggggttTGAGTGGTTCAACAAGGTGCAGATGGGTTGGaatgaaggggaggggagaaatGGTGTTTGCTTTGGTTGAGAGAAGAAAGtcttggtggagggggagggggggggatgaaaggaaaaaatataatttaggAGAGGGGGTTTTCTCTCCATGTTTATTAGCATAACTAGATACAGCGGTAATCATTGCCAAGGCGTTGATGCTGGGTGTGGTTGAAGGTGGTATCAATGTTGGTGCGAACTTTTCCATCTCATGGTTCAACTATTCTGGCCCTTCTCTTCTTAAAAAGCCTTGTTCTGTCACCCCGGTtatggtttgtgtgtttgaTTGTCATCATGGCGAACCACCCGCTCCGCCGggcccttctcctcctggGATCAACTGTCATTTTTCTCTCATCAGCACCTGCCGGGATGGTAATCATATCAGGGGGACAAACCATGCAGATGTTGttgccgttgaggaggatcttCTTGAGTTGGGTGTTATTGCCAGAGTAGTCGAATTCTGTCACGTCTTCGAGGACCATGTCTGTCTTTTATCAGATCCGCTTCTTGTATGGGACGGGAAGGAGGATGGAAAGGTGGGTTTACGTACTGACGTAATCATCGAAGCCGACGAGGGTGCCGGAGAATTCTACGTCTTGTTAGTTATGTGAGTTGGTAgggtgtgggaggtggtggtaagggggagagagagaggtacCCTTGTCGCCTTTCATGATGACCCAGATGCGGGAGCCGACGCACTTGTCGATGAGTTCTGcctcacaacaaccaacatTAGCAAGTGTTTTTGGGATTGgtgggaggaaaggggggggaaggtaacaccgagggggaggagttgggagGCCATTTTTGTTTCTGTATCTTGGTCTCGTTTGATGTTTGTTGGTTCAATGTGAGAGGGTTGGACATGAGTTTGAGTCGAAGCAATAAGCAGTTGTGTGAGGTGGGCGAGCTTGAGCTGTAGTTGCTGTCTTGGCAACGTCGTAATTACCGTATTTCGGTTACAGTATGCAAGTCCCGTGATATCGCGTAAAGCACTCACCCTCGTGCTTCGGTAGTTGCATATTGGTCGATCCATCCTTCTCCAAACTGAACAACCTACCCCAAattcaaccccaacccgcccCTCCTTTTTAACTCTTTACCTGTATGGATAGCGCGTTTGTCGTGCTGCAGTGTTGCCTAGATTGCGGACCATGGCACTGGCGCACATGACGCGACTTCTCCTATTATGTTTTCTTCGATCAAGTCCTCCTCGTCTAACGCTGTGAGACGTTTGGTGGGGAATAGGTATTTGTAAGTCTTTTCATCGTTGGGCCAAGGATTTTGGGCCTGACTCAGGTTGCAGCTATACCACTGTGAGATGTGCTGCTGGAAGGGGCAGGATGGGTAGGAGAAACCAGCAAGTATGGGATTCTAgcaggggggttgtttttgctgGGCAGAGCAGGGGGGTTACGACTTCTCTGATGAGACCAACTGAGGCTGGGGAGCGGACaacggtggagagggagactTTTGAGAAGagtgttgaggagggaggggaggttgctgaggagagggtggaggtgaaggttGAAAAGGTCGAGACTGTCGGTGTTacgggcgaggagggacAGGAAAAGGCTGAagatggggagaagaaggttgaaggtggggagaaggaagaaaagcgcgaggaagatgtcctcacaccaccacacacacccctCGACTACAAGATCCCCGACGACATCTTCCTCGCAGCCAAGAAAGCCCCCGAGGGCTCACCGAAATCCTACTGGAGCTACCAAATGTACCGGGGGCCTCAAAATCTAAGGCCAAAGGTCCATTACTGCACCACCCAGACCGTCGCCGAGCGCGTCATCCAGAGATATTTCCTCAACGAGCCAGTGTTAGGATTCGACCTTGAATGGATGGCAGACGCTCTGCCATGGCACGGGGCGAGAAAAAACGTCTCGCTTATACAAATCGCGTCACCAACCCGGATTGCCCTTTTTCATGTGGCCCTCTATCCTAAAAGTAAACCCCTCGCCACGCCTCTTTTGAAAAAGATATTGGAGGATCCAAAAATCACCAAAGTCGGCGTTTGGATCATGGGCGATGCCGGTAAAGTGCAAAGGTATCTCAAAATCACCCCGAGGGGACTGTTCGAACTGAGCCACTTGTACAAGCTGGTCAAATATTGCGAGAGCGGGGAGCACAGcctcatcaacaagaagCTGGTCAGTCTTGGGAAGCAAGCcgaggaggtgttgaagcTGCCATTATATAAGGAGCTTGATGTTCGAACAAGCAACTGGTTACAGTCGCTGCGGCTCGATCAAATCATATGTAAACCCCCGCCctcccaccgcctccttTTGCTCTACTTTTCCAAAACTAACACCTCCCGGCAGACTCAGCCTCAGACGCCTACGCCGGCGTCCAAATCTACTCCATGCTCAACCACCAACGCCTCCAGCTCTCCCCctgccctcccctcccccaccccgccgAACTCAAACTCCCTATTGAACTCCCCGATCACaccgtcctccccccctcgaCAGAAACGGACGAAATAGAAATGACGCCCGCCGAAGCCGTATCCGATccaaaacccaccaccaccaccaccaccaccaccaccaaaaagcCACGGAGATCCTCCACCTTCAAAAAGGAAAAGCACCCCCTCGTCCGCGAAGCCGACATGTGGCTAGCACAATACTTtgtctcccacccccaaccggCAAACGCCACCAGCGCCACGGCCGTCATGCCCTCCCACCTGAGGGCGTATTACATCTGGCATCACAACCCAGAGCAGAGCATACAAGACATCTGCGCCCTGCTCCGCGACCCGCCGCTGCAGGTGGCGACGGTGGAGAATTACATCTTCAAGGCTATCAAGCGGGCTGGTGTGCAGTATGACAAGGCGAGGGTGATCGAGATGCTGGAAGCGAAAAGGCGGGCTGCGGCACCGGGGGCGAAGTTTTTCGAGCCCGAGTTTCTAAGCAAGttgaaggatgaggaggaggcggcgatggaggagacggtgatggaggagacgaggagggaggatagTGTTGTGTAAAATGGGCTATACAATACAACAAAAGGTTGGCAGAGAAGGAAAAGCGTGTTTGGAAAAGTGTAAAACTGAGAAACAAAGTCTATGATATGAATGGGAGAACAGAACGTTTCGCCTCGGGGGCCCTAGAAAATAGGCATAACATCACTACGGAGACACCATTGACCTCGACCACGATAATAACAAATCACATCAAACCAGATGCAAAAACAACCCACAGTTCAAACTTGGTATACATTTCAAATAATCAACCACCTACTATGGGTATAACCTCCCTCTTactatctctctctcttttccgcccctcccccatcacctccttgctccctccccctacTCCCTAACCACATCCCTCCCCCGATTAACCTGCACCTTCttatcctcccccccgctcAAAATCCCCAACTCCCTATCCCACACAACCCCAAACACCttcgccccctccccagcaacactcttcttcttcccctgcctgctctccctctcaaaAACATAAACCGGCTCGCTCACAttaccccccacccccccttcgcTCTCCCCCCCACTAGCAGGCCTCACGCTCCTCAAGTCCCAAATCCTGCACGTCCCGTCGTGGCTCCCGCTCACAAGCGAGTATTCGTTTTCCGGATTGGCCGCCAAAGCGACAACCTTGTTCGTGTGCCCTCTCAGCGTCATCACGCTCGTCGTAGCAGCAGAGGCGCGGGGGTCGACGAGCGTGATGTGTCTTGCCGACGTGCCGACAGCAAGCAATGGTGCGCCGTTCGATCTTGGAATAGCGCACAATGACAGCAGAGAGTGAGAaagggtgaggttggcaaCGACAGAGCCAGTGGTCAAATCGAGCGTCTTGACCGTGTGGTCTTGCGAGACGGAGTAGCCTACTGTGTGGTCTCTTGGGTCAAAGACGGCAGCTGTGGCGGGAGCGTTGTGGATTTGcatgaggaagagagggccacgctggggggtggtgacagAAGAGGCAACCTTCCTCCGCTTGGAAGTGTGCGCGttagggaggagggaggcgtcGGCCtcaggggaggaggacttgGAAGCGGACCAGAGAGCGACGGAGCCGTCGGCGGATGCGGTGAGGATGCGCTTGGAGGGGCCGTGGACTTCGAGGGAGTCGACGCTGGCGCGGTGGCCGTAGAGCTCGAGGGTGGGCTTGAGTTCTGCTTGGCCTGAGGCGCCCGGGTCGGTGTACTTCCACACGCGGACTGATCTGTCCATGCCGGTCGAGGCGATCTGagtggaggagatgaacTTGGCGGCTTTGATGCTGGCGGAGTGACCGCCGTGGCTGGCCGAGGGGGCGGTAACGAGGACCTCACCCGAGGCATTCCATATTCTGAGGAGACCGTCGTAGCTGGCCGAGAGGATCCTTTCTTGGCCGCGGGAGAAGTTCTCGCCTGACCAGCGgccggcgggggaggtggcagTGAGGGCATCAACAGATGAAACCCAATCGTCATGCTCGAACGAGGCTTCGAATA encodes the following:
- the RPB11 gene encoding DNA-directed RNA polymerase II core subunit (EggNog:ENOG503P5DE; BUSCO:EOG0926591L; COG:K) codes for the protein MNAPDRFELFLLGEGEKKIAETVVNSIPNCSDFLMKKEDHTIGNLLAEHLKKDPQVMFAAYKIGHPNVPEVLLRIQTNGDINPREALVKILKQLVAAYGQLGREFQKELALRQYADQGEGAGGV
- a CDS encoding uncharacterized protein (EggNog:ENOG503NVU6; COG:E); protein product: MSNTGRDSPAPAPIPQVSTSPGSFRARSFVGSIPRASSTARLASPARPYNGYGTPPAAQTSPPLGDKGDSDSLAPLPGPGSHAAGPGISALAAALSQSIGTSPPRFGTPPVRALSPVPNRSLSPAPGAAPFPASGTSPYHGSFDAKRNYSGAYEDPEIVKRHLVQPGDAGSDDGSRKLSDGSKGKQPAEDDFDDEFSSLKLQGGDITRPIYKWTEEVEQRNKMQRSKSFSTPRPDPENETLDINTIKVPGGFRRNFLRRAAGDGPVNPDDTEYGAGPSDRQQPPKLFTNSFLEFLSLYGHFAGEELEEDDEVLKPGEYFTSGSESNLFDDDTEDEHEPMEDSALLPPSRRKRRRKERGGSGTNSPMGAALLLLKSFVGTGVLFLPRAYLNGGMLFSNLVLLFVAALSYYCFVLLVNTRLRVEGSFGDIGGILYGKWMRNLILFSIVLSQIGFVAAYIVFTSENLQAFILAVTDCKTHIPITWLIVMQMVIFLPFSLLRDIGKLGFTALIADAFILIGLAYLFYYDILTLNTQGLADIVMFNQKDWTLFIGTAIFTFEGIGLIIPIQESMRNPTKFPKVMGIVMIIITTLFVVMGAVSYAAYGSKTETVVLLNLPQDDKMVNGVQFLYSLAILLSTPLQIFPAIRITENALFTKSGKYNPYIKWQKNVFRFFVVAFCALIAWGGADSLDKFVALVGNFACIPLVYIYPPMLHYKAVAKTAFRKWSDILLCIFGFVAMAYTTSLTVMSWASGSEGGGAPGYCDSKGHAF
- the YTM1_2 gene encoding ribosome biogenesis protein ytm1 (COG:A; EggNog:ENOG503NU6D), whose product is MDEPMNDAPGAQVKVTFTTNEADLQLPEEKRQLLVPADIRRYGLSRILNSDLMLDSGSVPFDFLVNGSFLRSSLEDYLNSEGLSLETNLTLQYVRSLIPPVFEASFEHDDWVSSVDALTATSPAGRWSGENFSRGQERILSASYDGLLRIWNASGEVLVTAPSASHGGHSASIKAAKFISSTQIASTGMDRSVRVWKYTDPGASGQAELKPTLELYGHRASVDSLEVHGPSKRILTASADGSVALWSASKSSSPEADASLLPNAHTSKRRKVASSVTTPQRGPLFLMQIHNAPATAAVFDPRDHTVGYSVSQDHTVKTLDLTTGSVVANLTLSHSLLSLCAIPRSNGAPLLAVGTSARHITLVDPRASAATTSVMTLRGHTNKVVALAANPENEYSLVSGSHDGTCRIWDLRSVRPASGGESEGGVGGNVSEPVYVFERESRQGKKKSVAGEGAKVFGVVWDRELGILSGGEDKKVQVNRGRDVVRE
- a CDS encoding uncharacterized protein (COG:L; EggNog:ENOG503NXUW), giving the protein MFSSIKSSSSNAVRRLVGNRYFYTTVRCAAGRGRMGRRNQQVWDSSRGVVFAGQSRGVTTSLMRPTEAGERTTVERETFEKSVEEGGEVAEERVEVKVEKVETVGVTGEEGQEKAEDGEKKVEGGEKEEKREEDVLTPPHTPLDYKIPDDIFLAAKKAPEGSPKSYWSYQMYRGPQNLRPKVHYCTTQTVAERVIQRYFLNEPVLGFDLEWMADALPWHGARKNVSLIQIASPTRIALFHVALYPKSKPLATPLLKKILEDPKITKVGVWIMGDAGKVQRYLKITPRGLFELSHLYKLVKYCESGEHSLINKKLVSLGKQAEEVLKLPLYKELDVRTSNWLQSLRLDQIIYSASDAYAGVQIYSMLNHQRLQLSPCPPLPHPAELKLPIELPDHTVLPPSTETDEIEMTPAEAVSDPKPTTTTTTTTTKKPRRSSTFKKEKHPLVREADMWLAQYFVSHPQPANATSATAVMPSHLRAYYIWHHNPEQSIQDICALLRDPPLQVATVENYIFKAIKRAGVQYDKARVIEMLEAKRRAAAPGAKFFEPEFLSKLKDEEEAAMEETVMEETRREDSVV
- the LSM5 gene encoding RNA-binding protein lsm5 (EggNog:ENOG503P554; COG:A), translating into MDRPICNYRSTRQLQLKLAHLTQLLIASTQTHVQPSHIEPTNIKRDQDTETKMASQLLPLELIDKCVGSRIWVIMKGDKEFSGTLVGFDDYVNMVLEDVTEFDYSGNNTQLKKILLNGNNICMLIPGGEGPGGAGGSP